In Oncorhynchus clarkii lewisi isolate Uvic-CL-2024 chromosome 16, UVic_Ocla_1.0, whole genome shotgun sequence, one genomic interval encodes:
- the LOC139367479 gene encoding cyclin-dependent kinase 5 activator 1-like has translation MGTVLSLSPSYRKASLFEDGPATVGHYTAVQNSKNAKDKNLKRHSLINVLPWKRIVAVSAKKKGSKKVQPNTTYQNNVTHLNNENLKKSQSCANLSTFTQDQSTPALVKSSNNAVSSVKKAPLTNSNAAPGTPKRVIVQASTSELLRCLGEFLCRRCYRLKHMCPTDPVLWLRSVDRSLLLQGWQDQGFITPANVVFVYMLCRDVVSSEVANEHELQAVLLTCLYLSYSYMGNEISYPLKPFLVESSRDIFWDRCLSIINLMSTKMLQINSDPHYFTQVFADLKNESQKEEERSRLLIGLDR, from the coding sequence ATGGGAaccgttctgtctctctctcccagctacAGGAAGGCGTCCCTCTTCGAAGATGGGCCAGCCACGGTGGGCCACTACACAGCTGTTCAGAATAGCAAGAATGCCAAAGACAAAAACCTGAAGCGTCACTCGCTCATCAACGTTCTGCCATGGAAGCGCATTGTGGCAGTGTCAGCCAAGAAAAAGGGCTCCAAGAAGGTGCAGCCCAACACCACCTATCAGAATAATGTGACACATCTCAACAATGAGAACCTGAAGAAGTCTCAGTCCTGTGCCAACCTGTCCACCTTCACCCAGGACCAGAGCACCCCAGCCCTCGTCAAAAGCTCCAACAACGCTGTCTCGTCGGTCAAGAAGGCCCCCCTGACCAACTCCAATGCGGCCCCCGGCACGCCCAAAAGAGTGATCGTCCAGGCCTCCACCAGCGAGCTGCTGCGCTGCCTGGGTGAGTTCCTGTGCCGGCGCTGCTACAGACTTAAGCACATGTGTCCCACCGACCCGGTCCTGTGGCTGCGGAGCGTGGACCGCTCGCTGCTCCTCCAGGGCTGGCAAGACCAGGGGTTCATCACCCCGGCCAACGTGGTGTTTGTCTACATGCTGTGCCGCGATGTGGTATCCTCTGAGGTGGCAAACGAACATGAGCTGCAGGCCGTGCTGCTCACCTGCCTCTACCTGTCCTACTCCTACATGGGCAACGAGATCTCCTACCCACTGAAACCCTTCCTGGTGGAGAGCTCCAGGGACATCTTCTGGGACCGCTGCCTGTCCATCATCAACCTGATGAGCACTAAGATGCTTCAGATCAACTCGGACCCGCACTATTTCACCCAGGTGTTTGCCGACCTGAAGAACGAAagccagaaggaggaggagaggagccgCTTGCTCATTGGTCTGGACCGGTGA